The proteins below come from a single Actinomycetota bacterium genomic window:
- a CDS encoding aminomethyl-transferring glycine dehydrogenase subunit GcvPB (acts in conjunction with GvcH to form H-protein-S-aminomethyldihydrolipoyllysine from glycine; forms a heterodimer with subunit 1 to form the P protein) has product MTEDTAAHRTPDTIFELSRSGRRAWSLPEAPEGAPSTDEFLPDRFRRTVPPRLPEVSEPDLVRHFTTLSERNFAIDNAFYPLGSCTMKHNPKLNEEMAALPGFRDLHPDQPVSDVQGALALLWRFERDLCEVTGMDAGTFNPAAGAHGEITALLMWRRYFADRGETDRRTVISPCAPAAGLNVPASIPVTSHRSRSNRHR; this is encoded by the coding sequence GTGACCGAGGACACCGCCGCCCACCGCACCCCGGACACGATCTTCGAGCTGTCCCGGTCCGGACGCCGGGCCTGGTCGCTCCCCGAGGCGCCCGAGGGAGCCCCGTCGACCGACGAGTTCCTGCCCGACCGGTTCCGCCGAACCGTCCCGCCCCGGCTCCCGGAGGTGTCCGAGCCCGATCTCGTCCGGCACTTCACCACCCTGTCCGAGCGCAACTTCGCCATCGACAACGCGTTCTACCCGCTGGGCTCGTGCACGATGAAGCACAACCCGAAGCTGAACGAGGAGATGGCCGCGCTGCCCGGGTTCCGGGACCTCCACCCCGACCAGCCGGTCTCCGACGTCCAGGGCGCCCTGGCGCTCCTGTGGCGGTTCGAGCGGGACCTGTGCGAGGTCACCGGGATGGACGCCGGCACGTTCAACCCGGCCGCCGGGGCGCACGGCGAGATCACCGCACTGCTGATGTGGAGGCGGTACTTCGCCGACCGGGGGGAGACGGACCGCCGCACGGTGATCTCGCCGTGCGCCCCGGCGGCCGGGTTGAACGTGCCGGCGTCCATCCCGGTGACCTCGCACAGGTCCCGCTCGAACCGCCACAGGA